A stretch of Sulfurimonas xiamenensis DNA encodes these proteins:
- a CDS encoding class 1 fructose-bisphosphatase → MTDIFKAIQRTAIRIKEAIDTKDIGYSQQENSSGETQLQLDIKCDMIIEEEFSHIPSIHTIASEEKEKEMLLHKDGRYFIAYDPLDGSSLIDVNLSVGSIFGIYENAFGAKNMVASCYVVFGPRVEMVFAHNKTKLHLLQNGEFEFVKEIRLNEKGKLNAPGGTQQNWKPYHKKLVDSFFAEGYRLRYSGGMVPDLHQILLKGGGLFSYPATSDRPDGKLRKLFEVFPFAFVFKTAGGEAIDGEKDLMEIECAHIHDTSPCFFGSKYEIQRVKEVYANN, encoded by the coding sequence ATGACTGATATATTTAAAGCAATACAAAGAACAGCTATAAGAATAAAAGAGGCGATTGATACAAAAGATATTGGTTATTCACAGCAAGAGAACAGCTCCGGCGAAACGCAGCTTCAACTTGATATAAAATGCGATATGATTATTGAAGAGGAGTTCTCGCATATACCTTCTATTCATACAATTGCTAGTGAAGAGAAAGAGAAGGAGATGTTACTGCATAAAGATGGCAGATATTTTATAGCGTATGATCCACTTGACGGCTCTTCTTTAATTGATGTTAATTTAAGTGTCGGTTCTATTTTTGGAATATATGAAAATGCCTTTGGCGCTAAAAATATGGTCGCATCTTGCTATGTTGTATTTGGTCCTCGTGTTGAGATGGTATTTGCGCACAATAAAACTAAACTTCACTTACTTCAAAATGGAGAGTTTGAGTTTGTTAAAGAGATTCGTCTTAATGAAAAGGGTAAACTTAATGCTCCCGGCGGAACACAGCAAAACTGGAAACCGTATCATAAAAAGCTTGTAGACAGCTTCTTTGCTGAGGGTTATCGTCTAAGATACTCCGGCGGAATGGTTCCTGATTTGCATCAGATACTTTTAAAAGGTGGCGGTTTATTTAGTTACCCTGCTACTTCGGATAGACCTGATGGAAAACTTCGTAAACTTTTTGAAGTATTTCCATTTGCTTTTGTATTTAAAACTGCCGGTGGAGAGGCAATTGACGGAGAAAAAGATTTAATGGAAATCGAGTGCGCACACATACATGATACATCACCATGTTTTTTTGGTTCCAAATATGAGATACAAAGAGTAAAAGAAGTTTATGCAAATAACTAA
- the yihA gene encoding ribosome biogenesis GTP-binding protein YihA/YsxC produces the protein MIEIIDSKFVTSAATIEDAPDSKEQNEVVFMARSNVGKSSLLNALTNHKGLAKVSSTPGKTRLINYFDVTFIDRENAQKSFAKFVDLPGFGYAKVSKSIKYDWEKNLTDYISNRKQIKLFIHLIDCRHPFLEIDKSVTDFLIDHANETQYILQIFTKIDKLNQKEQNALKKEFPKALMVSSSKKRGLQKIVTIIYDILQGAAGEN, from the coding sequence ATGATTGAAATAATTGACTCAAAATTTGTTACATCAGCAGCAACTATAGAAGATGCACCGGACTCAAAAGAACAAAATGAAGTTGTTTTTATGGCTCGTTCAAATGTGGGGAAAAGTTCTTTACTAAATGCTCTGACAAATCATAAAGGTTTAGCAAAAGTATCTTCAACACCGGGTAAAACAAGACTTATTAACTATTTTGATGTTACATTTATAGATAGAGAAAATGCGCAAAAAAGTTTTGCAAAATTTGTTGATTTGCCAGGTTTTGGATATGCGAAAGTTTCCAAATCTATTAAATATGATTGGGAAAAAAATTTAACAGATTATATATCAAATAGAAAACAGATAAAACTTTTTATTCATTTGATTGATTGCAGACATCCTTTTTTAGAAATTGACAAATCTGTAACTGATTTTTTAATTGATCATGCTAATGAAACACAATATATTTTACAGATTTTTACAAAAATAGATAAATTAAATCAAAAAGAACAAAATGCACTTAAAAAAGAGTTTCCTAAGGCTTTAATGGTCTCAAGTTCAAAAAAGAGAGGTTTACAAAAAATTGTAACGATTATATATGATATATTGCAAGGAGCTGCTGGTGAAAATTAA
- the lptC gene encoding LPS export ABC transporter periplasmic protein LptC: MILFLFKPLEIKQQSFTEVPLFSISFFTMYELDSKGLITLMNGEKAIRYADRYTIDKMDYTDNSKKYIANMKSNSGIYKDDIVYLNGDVVYFRQDGLTFETQKAVYNKKTNIATADGDYVLYKGTNRVTGRELKYNNSLQRVESKDVKAIYQLKESTK, from the coding sequence ATGATACTTTTTTTATTTAAGCCCTTGGAGATAAAACAACAATCTTTTACCGAAGTACCTCTTTTTAGTATCTCATTTTTTACTATGTATGAACTTGATTCTAAAGGATTGATTACATTAATGAACGGTGAAAAAGCAATTAGATATGCAGATAGATATACGATTGACAAAATGGATTATACAGATAATTCAAAAAAGTATATAGCAAATATGAAATCAAACAGCGGAATATACAAAGATGACATCGTTTATTTAAATGGAGATGTTGTCTATTTTAGACAAGATGGATTGACCTTTGAGACGCAAAAGGCAGTTTATAATAAAAAAACAAATATTGCTACTGCAGATGGAGATTATGTGCTTTATAAGGGCACTAATAGAGTTACCGGAAGAGAATTAAAATATAATAACTCTTTACAAAGAGTAGAGTCAAAAGATGTAAAAGCAATATATCAATTAAAAGAGAGTACTAAATGA
- a CDS encoding TRAP transporter substrate-binding protein, with protein MNRRDFLTTATTVSTAFALTGCNDNNRQAIDYSKHPQQKNSDAKRVNINKNKKIVIKLATSWPASFPIMGTGVEKFAQRLKDISGNSLEVKIYPKNVLIPDLAVFDACSSGQIDAFHSGPYYWKGKNSAFSLYSGIPFGFTAEEINSWMLFGGGLELWREHYAKYNLHPFMGGNTNIQMGGWFRKEIKSLADMNGLKMRIPGLGGEVFSKMGVNSILLPAGEIYTSLERGVIDATEWVGPALDIKMGFYKVAPYYYSGWHEPGSILEVTFNKQLWNKLPFEHQSMIEVAASEMNSSMTYEFHSENIKALKKLKELNISIHQFPKDVIDAGKIALNEVITELSEKNSDFKRVYASIQNHLSLSKEWSDASLKYFLNER; from the coding sequence ATGAATAGAAGAGATTTTTTAACAACTGCTACAACAGTTTCTACCGCTTTTGCATTAACAGGCTGTAATGACAACAATCGGCAAGCTATTGATTATTCAAAACATCCACAGCAAAAAAACAGTGATGCAAAAAGAGTAAATATCAATAAAAATAAAAAAATTGTTATAAAATTAGCTACTAGCTGGCCGGCAAGCTTTCCTATTATGGGAACCGGTGTAGAAAAATTTGCACAAAGATTAAAAGATATTAGCGGCAACTCTTTGGAAGTAAAAATTTATCCAAAGAATGTTCTTATTCCAGATTTGGCTGTTTTTGATGCGTGTTCCAGCGGTCAAATAGATGCTTTTCATTCAGGGCCATACTACTGGAAAGGAAAAAACAGCGCTTTTTCTTTATACAGCGGCATTCCTTTTGGATTTACTGCTGAAGAGATAAACTCATGGATGCTTTTTGGAGGAGGTTTAGAACTTTGGAGAGAACATTATGCAAAGTATAATCTTCATCCTTTTATGGGCGGAAATACTAATATTCAAATGGGCGGATGGTTTAGAAAAGAGATAAAATCACTTGCTGATATGAATGGACTTAAGATGAGAATTCCTGGTCTTGGCGGAGAAGTTTTTTCAAAAATGGGAGTTAACTCTATTTTACTGCCTGCAGGGGAGATATATACTTCACTGGAACGAGGTGTAATAGATGCTACAGAATGGGTTGGTCCTGCTCTTGATATCAAAATGGGATTTTATAAGGTAGCACCCTACTACTACTCAGGCTGGCATGAGCCAGGTTCTATCCTAGAGGTTACTTTTAATAAGCAGCTTTGGAATAAACTTCCTTTTGAACATCAAAGTATGATAGAGGTTGCTGCAAGTGAGATGAATTCAAGTATGACTTATGAATTTCACAGTGAAAATATCAAGGCCCTTAAAAAACTAAAAGAACTTAATATATCTATCCATCAGTTTCCAAAGGATGTCATAGATGCAGGAAAAATAGCTTTAAATGAAGTTATAACTGAGCTTAGTGAAAAAAACAGTGACTTTAAAAGAGTTTATGCCTCTATACAAAACCATCTTTCTCTTTCAAAAGAGTGGAGTGATGCGAGTTTAAAATACTTTTTAAATGAGAGGTAG
- the mrdA gene encoding penicillin-binding protein 2 yields the protein MKIKFIIFVFAVVWLALLARVFLLSIESNTYYEKLSYNNTIKTELIAPVRGEIVDVKNRPIAINELGFKIQMAPHLRSKKNQTTFEEEVDTIIKLLPNLDREKIIKNYIKKDSYYNHDYIDIVSFVSYEEIMPVYSILNLRDNIHIVSSPKRYYPYKEVATHSIGYVSRANKSDIEEDKLQELIGYAGKTGIEKYYNSFLQGEAGKREIKVNANNQEIEELSSKQAIEDRKLILNIDIELQKYISSLFKDKSGAVIVMRVDGAILSASSFPEYDPNTFVSGISYEEWDKLSNSLDKPFTNKLIHGLYPPGSTIKTGLGLLYITAPEIGPNWNVYCTASMPLGKRVFRCWKQTGHGKTGIKKAIRESCDDFFYKGSLKLGIEKMSDGLIRYGLGKKTGVDLPNEFIGTVPSREWKRKKYNMPWYMGETVNTSIGQGDFLVTPMQMAQFTALMATSKLPRPYFAKMIGEEVVKPEFEEVLTKNELKKLPIIQKAMYEVCNHPTGTAARNINSHVKIAGKTGTAQVIGILQDIENRELEHEMEYYTRSHAWLTSYGPYDNPQYVVMVIVEHGGHGGSAAGSIVSNIYDKLLELEYIKQ from the coding sequence ATGAAAATAAAATTTATAATTTTTGTATTTGCTGTTGTATGGCTGGCACTTTTAGCAAGAGTATTTTTGTTGTCAATAGAGTCAAATACTTATTATGAAAAGCTCTCATATAACAATACCATTAAAACTGAATTGATTGCGCCGGTAAGAGGTGAGATTGTTGATGTGAAAAATAGACCAATTGCTATTAATGAACTTGGGTTTAAAATACAAATGGCTCCTCATCTTAGATCTAAAAAAAATCAAACTACATTTGAAGAAGAAGTTGATACGATTATAAAATTACTGCCAAATTTGGATAGAGAAAAAATTATAAAAAATTATATAAAAAAAGATTCGTACTATAATCACGACTATATAGATATTGTTAGTTTTGTATCTTATGAAGAGATTATGCCTGTATACTCTATTCTCAATTTAAGAGACAATATTCATATTGTCTCCTCTCCAAAAAGATATTATCCGTATAAAGAAGTTGCAACACACTCTATTGGGTATGTTTCTCGTGCAAATAAGAGTGATATAGAAGAGGATAAACTTCAAGAACTTATTGGTTATGCTGGAAAAACAGGCATAGAAAAATATTATAACTCATTTTTGCAAGGAGAAGCCGGCAAACGAGAAATAAAAGTAAATGCAAATAATCAAGAGATAGAAGAGTTGTCCAGTAAGCAAGCTATTGAAGATAGAAAATTGATATTAAATATTGATATAGAACTTCAAAAATATATTTCATCTCTTTTTAAAGACAAATCAGGTGCTGTAATTGTTATGAGAGTTGATGGTGCTATTTTATCTGCTAGCAGTTTTCCTGAATATGATCCAAATACATTTGTATCCGGAATCTCATATGAAGAGTGGGATAAACTCTCAAATAGTCTTGATAAGCCATTTACAAATAAATTAATTCATGGTCTTTATCCTCCAGGTTCAACTATAAAAACTGGATTGGGATTATTATATATTACGGCACCGGAAATTGGGCCAAACTGGAATGTTTATTGTACTGCATCAATGCCTCTTGGCAAAAGAGTATTTAGATGTTGGAAGCAAACCGGACATGGAAAAACAGGCATTAAAAAAGCTATACGAGAGAGTTGCGATGATTTTTTTTATAAAGGCAGCCTTAAGCTAGGAATTGAAAAAATGAGTGATGGGCTTATTAGATATGGACTTGGTAAAAAAACCGGTGTTGATTTGCCAAATGAGTTTATCGGTACGGTACCATCAAGAGAGTGGAAAAGAAAAAAATATAATATGCCATGGTATATGGGAGAGACTGTAAACACCTCAATCGGGCAGGGTGATTTTTTAGTTACGCCAATGCAGATGGCACAGTTTACTGCTCTTATGGCAACATCTAAGCTTCCTCGGCCATACTTTGCAAAAATGATAGGGGAAGAGGTGGTTAAGCCGGAATTTGAAGAGGTTCTTACTAAAAATGAATTAAAAAAATTGCCAATTATTCAAAAAGCCATGTATGAAGTTTGCAATCATCCAACCGGAACAGCTGCTAGAAATATAAATTCACATGTAAAAATTGCCGGTAAAACAGGAACTGCTCAAGTAATCGGTATTTTGCAAGATATAGAAAATAGAGAATTAGAGCATGAAATGGAGTATTATACCCGTTCACATGCATGGCTTACAAGTTATGGACCATATGATAATCCTCAATATGTAGTTATGGTTATAGTTGAACATGGAGGACACGGCGGTTCTGCTGCAGGAAGTATTGTATCAAATATTTATGATAAACTCTTAGAATTAGAATATATTAAGCAGTAA
- a CDS encoding calcium/sodium antiporter, which translates to MDFIIFAVAMTALIYGADFIIKESERIALHFNISHFVIGATLIAFGTSLPEMAASMMASGAGKSEMAIANVVGSVTFNITLVLGLVFLISKKMTSRRNLFDRDSAWVVVPVILFMLMIQDGLISRIEGALYILVMFSYLIFLFTDSKEDLVEEIDEELMKEKFKWLKTTQFLLIGFILTIGGAHFVVESGTNIAKIFGVSEWIIGLFLIAFGTSLPELVVSLVAIKKGNAEMSIGNIIGSNVANFSMVLGSAALLNPLSIDLIATKFDIYIMIAASLTLLFILANRLYNKAGAIFLLTILTLFILNSI; encoded by the coding sequence GTGGATTTTATAATTTTTGCAGTTGCTATGACAGCGCTTATTTATGGAGCAGATTTTATTATAAAAGAGTCTGAAAGAATTGCTCTTCATTTCAATATATCACATTTTGTAATCGGTGCTACACTTATTGCTTTTGGCACATCATTACCGGAAATGGCAGCTTCTATGATGGCATCAGGAGCCGGTAAAAGCGAAATGGCTATCGCAAATGTTGTGGGCAGCGTAACTTTTAATATAACGCTAGTCTTAGGGCTTGTTTTTTTAATATCAAAAAAAATGACTTCAAGACGGAATCTATTTGACAGAGATAGTGCGTGGGTAGTTGTTCCTGTAATTTTATTTATGCTAATGATTCAAGACGGCTTAATTAGCAGAATTGAAGGAGCTTTGTATATTTTGGTTATGTTCTCTTATCTTATATTTTTATTTACCGATTCCAAAGAAGATCTTGTAGAAGAGATAGATGAAGAGTTAATGAAAGAAAAATTTAAATGGCTCAAAACAACTCAATTTTTACTTATTGGTTTTATTTTAACAATAGGCGGAGCACATTTTGTTGTAGAGAGCGGAACAAATATAGCAAAAATATTTGGAGTTAGTGAGTGGATAATTGGGCTTTTTCTTATTGCTTTTGGAACATCACTGCCTGAACTTGTAGTATCTTTGGTTGCAATAAAAAAAGGCAATGCCGAAATGAGTATTGGAAATATAATAGGCTCAAATGTTGCTAATTTCTCTATGGTTTTAGGTTCAGCAGCACTTTTAAACCCTCTCTCTATTGACTTAATTGCTACAAAGTTTGATATTTATATAATGATTGCAGCTTCCCTAACACTTCTGTTTATTTTGGCAAATAGACTTTATAATAAAGCAGGAGCAATATTTTTACTAACAATATTAACTCTTTTTATACTTAATTCTATTTAA
- the lptA gene encoding lipopolysaccharide transport periplasmic protein LptA — MKKIIFLTIFLTTALFSLELKVKANSFNADQKTGVSVFEGDVNVIRGNDELNASKVTIYTNTNQEPTKFIAEGNASFSIQTLEGALYKGKAQKVVYLPQEKEYYFFKEVHLKQIDEKKEISGEEVILKTIEGKAYAKGAEKEPVIMIFDMPENKKKSEE, encoded by the coding sequence ATGAAAAAAATAATTTTTTTAACAATTTTTTTAACAACGGCACTATTTTCCTTAGAGTTAAAAGTTAAAGCAAACAGCTTTAATGCAGATCAAAAAACAGGTGTATCTGTTTTTGAAGGTGATGTTAATGTGATTCGGGGCAATGATGAATTAAATGCATCGAAGGTCACCATTTATACAAACACAAACCAAGAACCGACAAAGTTTATTGCAGAAGGAAATGCTTCTTTTAGTATACAAACACTTGAAGGTGCACTATATAAAGGCAAAGCCCAAAAAGTTGTCTATCTTCCGCAAGAAAAAGAGTACTATTTTTTTAAAGAAGTGCATCTAAAGCAGATTGATGAAAAAAAAGAGATATCAGGTGAAGAGGTTATTTTAAAGACAATAGAGGGCAAAGCGTATGCTAAGGGTGCTGAGAAAGAGCCGGTTATAATGATTTTTGATATGCCTGAAAATAAAAAAAAGAGCGAAGAATGA
- the queC gene encoding 7-cyano-7-deazaguanine synthase QueC translates to MIIKDKKALCVMSGGMDSTLSAYMMKKMGYEIVAVHFNYAQRTQKKELSCFHNICDELGVLNRYVLDLDFFAQIGASALTDKNIDIPTGGVEEGVPVTYVPFRNGIFLSMAAAIAEKENAEAIAIGVVEEDSSGYPDCRDSFIQSMQRSINLGTKDETNIVIHMPLVHLKKSQIVKKALDLEVPLNLTWSCYKNEDKACGVCDSCRLRLNGFKEVGVKDPIEYQ, encoded by the coding sequence ATGATTATAAAAGATAAAAAAGCGCTCTGTGTTATGAGCGGTGGTATGGATTCAACGCTTAGCGCATACATGATGAAAAAAATGGGGTATGAGATTGTTGCTGTGCATTTTAATTATGCACAAAGAACACAAAAAAAAGAGTTGTCTTGTTTTCACAATATTTGTGATGAATTGGGCGTTTTAAATAGATATGTTTTAGATTTGGATTTTTTCGCTCAAATAGGTGCTTCAGCTTTGACTGATAAAAATATAGATATACCAACTGGCGGTGTAGAAGAGGGTGTTCCCGTCACATATGTGCCTTTTAGAAATGGAATATTTTTAAGTATGGCAGCTGCTATAGCAGAAAAAGAAAATGCCGAAGCTATTGCAATAGGAGTGGTGGAAGAGGACAGCAGCGGTTATCCTGATTGCAGGGACTCTTTTATACAAAGTATGCAGCGAAGTATAAATCTTGGTACAAAAGATGAAACAAATATAGTTATTCATATGCCTTTAGTACATCTAAAAAAATCTCAAATTGTTAAAAAAGCGCTAGATTTAGAAGTTCCGCTTAATCTTACATGGAGTTGTTATAAAAATGAAGATAAAGCGTGCGGAGTTTGTGATAGCTGTCGTTTAAGGTTAAATGGTTTTAAAGAAGTCGGAGTAAAAGATCCAATTGAGTACCAGTGA
- the ybeY gene encoding rRNA maturation RNase YbeY, protein MIELDNRTTLQIDTTLIDAIANLFTNKEIELIVTTNEEIREINKTYRNIDKDTDVLSFPYEPMPMSPLGSIVISSSHVKEKAIELGHSENDEFALLFIHGLLHLLGYDHETDNGQMRKKEAELIKKFNLPKSLIIRTEG, encoded by the coding sequence ATGATTGAACTTGACAATAGAACTACACTACAGATTGATACTACTCTTATTGATGCAATAGCAAATCTTTTTACAAATAAAGAAATTGAGCTTATTGTTACAACAAATGAAGAGATAAGAGAGATAAATAAAACATATCGAAATATTGACAAAGATACAGATGTATTAAGTTTTCCATATGAACCTATGCCGATGAGCCCGCTTGGAAGCATAGTTATCTCCTCTTCTCATGTAAAAGAAAAAGCAATAGAACTGGGTCATAGTGAAAATGATGAGTTTGCACTTCTTTTTATACACGGTTTGCTTCATCTGTTAGGATATGACCATGAAACTGACAATGGTCAAATGAGAAAAAAAGAAGCAGAGCTTATAAAAAAATTCAACCTTCCAAAAAGTCTAATAATTAGAACAGAAGGATAG
- a CDS encoding M48 family metallopeptidase yields the protein MSTSEIDFNNLKIVHIYKANLKNSYISVKKNGEIVLKTPAVSKKYIQNLLISREEWIRKQLKIVEKNSQIRVNLQDEVLLFGKIFSIDTDKAKELRTYLKKIDTTKIDNILRCYDEFYKFYAQNYIVPRVEYYSKIMDLTYSDIKFRKMRSRWGSCSSKGIITFNTELIKVEEKLIDYVVVHELAHLKHMNHSKKFHSLVNQYIPDSYELNQKLKNFWF from the coding sequence TTGAGTACCAGTGAGATAGATTTTAATAATTTAAAAATTGTACATATATATAAAGCAAATTTAAAAAATAGCTACATAAGCGTTAAGAAAAATGGTGAAATAGTTCTTAAAACTCCTGCTGTTTCAAAAAAATATATTCAAAATCTTCTTATTAGCAGGGAAGAGTGGATACGAAAACAGCTAAAAATAGTAGAAAAAAATTCACAAATAAGAGTGAATCTTCAAGATGAAGTTTTATTGTTTGGAAAAATTTTCAGTATTGATACGGATAAAGCAAAAGAGTTAAGAACTTATCTTAAAAAAATAGATACGACAAAAATTGATAATATTTTAAGATGTTATGATGAATTTTATAAATTTTATGCTCAAAATTATATTGTTCCAAGAGTAGAATACTATTCAAAAATAATGGATTTAACTTATAGCGATATAAAATTTAGAAAAATGAGAAGTAGATGGGGAAGCTGCAGCTCAAAAGGAATTATTACCTTTAATACAGAACTTATAAAAGTAGAAGAAAAACTGATTGATTATGTAGTAGTGCATGAACTCGCACACCTTAAACATATGAATCATTCAAAAAAATTTCACTCTTTAGTCAATCAATATATCCCTGATTCTTATGAGTTAAATCAAAAGCTAAAAAACTTCTGGTTTTAA
- the metG gene encoding methionine--tRNA ligase, protein MSKYITTPIYYVNGEAHIGHAYTTFIADSMARYEKLKGEDTYFLTGTDEHGQKIEESAQKNGKPTQLFADEISAGFKNLWDEFEIDYDKFIRTTDEDHKKGVQKAFEVMYAKGDIYKDFYEGHYCVSCETFFTETQLVDGEFCPDCGRSTNIIKEESYFFKLSKYEDALLKYYAQNPDFIMPRSRASEVINFVKGGLRDLSVTRTSFTWGVQMPESIKDDKHVMYVWLDALMNYITALGYGTDEANMHYWPASIQFVGKDILRFHAIYWPAFLMSLDLPLPKHIGAHGWWTRDGEKMSKSKGNVVSPREVANAYGVENLRYFMLREVPFGQDGDFSQRAFIDRINSELSNDLGNLLNRIIGMSGKYSNFEIDSVNVLKYHKKEIDAVNIILDSLDTFMENIQIHRYLEELWKLFSIGNKAIEEHAPWVKMKENKKDEALATVALVANILAKASIMLHPVMPRTTNTIADALSFSINSSSYNEFIIDKKLLKLFNIKVVPPLFPRIEEPLMPEAPSAQPNISEKSDEILEEKDNLIEIGQFFETSLKIGVVIEAEEVPKSKKLLKLQVDLGEEKPRQVVAGIKEFYSADSLLNTQVCVVANLKPAKLMGMISEGMLLAAKDEDGLCLIRPEKSKKPGTSIG, encoded by the coding sequence TTGAGTAAATATATAACAACACCGATATACTATGTTAATGGCGAAGCACATATAGGACATGCGTATACTACTTTTATAGCCGACAGCATGGCTAGATATGAAAAATTAAAAGGTGAAGATACATATTTTTTGACCGGTACAGATGAACATGGGCAAAAAATTGAGGAGTCTGCTCAAAAAAATGGCAAACCCACTCAACTGTTTGCAGATGAGATAAGTGCAGGTTTTAAAAATTTATGGGATGAATTTGAAATAGATTATGACAAATTTATCCGTACAACCGATGAAGATCACAAAAAAGGCGTGCAAAAAGCTTTTGAAGTTATGTATGCAAAAGGTGATATATACAAAGATTTTTACGAGGGACACTACTGTGTAAGCTGTGAGACTTTTTTTACTGAAACTCAACTTGTTGATGGCGAATTTTGTCCAGACTGCGGCAGAAGTACCAATATTATTAAAGAAGAGAGTTACTTTTTTAAACTTTCAAAATATGAAGACGCTCTTTTAAAATACTATGCACAAAATCCTGATTTTATAATGCCGCGCTCTCGTGCAAGTGAAGTTATAAACTTTGTTAAAGGAGGTTTGCGTGACCTTTCTGTGACAAGAACATCTTTTACATGGGGTGTTCAAATGCCTGAATCGATAAAAGATGATAAGCATGTTATGTATGTTTGGCTTGATGCACTAATGAACTATATAACGGCTCTTGGCTATGGAACTGATGAAGCAAATATGCACTATTGGCCGGCTTCTATTCAATTTGTCGGCAAAGATATACTCCGCTTTCACGCTATTTACTGGCCTGCTTTTTTAATGAGTTTGGATCTCCCTCTTCCAAAACATATCGGAGCTCACGGCTGGTGGACTAGAGATGGGGAAAAAATGAGTAAATCAAAAGGCAATGTTGTTTCCCCAAGAGAGGTTGCAAACGCTTATGGTGTTGAAAACTTAAGATATTTTATGCTGAGAGAGGTTCCTTTTGGACAAGACGGCGATTTTTCTCAAAGAGCCTTTATAGATAGAATAAACTCTGAACTTAGTAATGATTTAGGCAATCTTTTAAATCGTATTATCGGCATGAGCGGTAAATATTCAAATTTTGAAATAGATAGCGTAAATGTTTTGAAATATCATAAAAAAGAGATTGATGCAGTCAATATTATTTTGGATTCGCTTGACACTTTTATGGAGAATATACAAATACATAGATATTTAGAAGAGTTATGGAAACTATTTTCTATTGGAAATAAAGCTATCGAAGAGCATGCTCCATGGGTTAAAATGAAAGAAAATAAAAAAGATGAAGCACTTGCAACCGTAGCATTGGTCGCAAATATACTAGCTAAAGCATCAATTATGCTTCACCCTGTTATGCCGCGCACAACAAATACAATTGCCGATGCCTTAAGTTTTAGCATAAACAGCTCAAGCTATAACGAGTTTATTATAGATAAAAAACTTTTAAAATTATTTAATATTAAAGTTGTTCCACCACTATTTCCTCGCATAGAAGAGCCTTTAATGCCTGAAGCTCCTTCAGCACAGCCAAATATTTCTGAGAAAAGTGATGAAATATTGGAAGAAAAAGATAACCTTATAGAAATTGGCCAGTTTTTTGAAACATCTCTAAAAATAGGTGTTGTTATAGAGGCTGAGGAGGTGCCAAAAAGCAAAAAGCTCTTAAAGCTTCAAGTTGATTTAGGTGAAGAAAAGCCTAGACAAGTTGTAGCAGGTATAAAAGAGTTTTACAGTGCTGACTCCTTATTAAATACACAGGTTTGTGTTGTTGCAAATTTAAAACCGGCGAAACTAATGGGTATGATTTCAGAAGGAATGCTGCTTGCTGCAAAAGATGAAGATGGTCTTTGTCTAATCAGACCTGAAAAATCTAAAAAACCAGGTACATCGATTGGATGA
- a CDS encoding N-acetyltransferase, translating into MQKLVAPEVETGIILARSSDEIATNIRSYILAKEEGAIVGFCALHIHTPFLAEIRSLVVKEDRRGMGVGQSLIAKAIEDAQNLGIKKVLTLTYQQQFFEKLGFIEIPKESIPEHKIWADCIKCKHFPICNEVSLIKTL; encoded by the coding sequence ATGCAAAAACTTGTTGCTCCTGAAGTTGAGACTGGGATAATACTTGCAAGAAGTTCAGATGAAATCGCAACAAATATAAGATCATATATATTAGCAAAAGAGGAAGGTGCGATAGTTGGTTTTTGTGCGCTTCATATTCATACTCCCTTTTTAGCAGAGATCAGATCACTTGTTGTAAAAGAAGATAGAAGAGGCATGGGGGTAGGGCAAAGTTTGATTGCCAAAGCTATAGAAGATGCACAAAATCTTGGAATTAAAAAAGTTCTTACTTTGACTTATCAACAGCAGTTTTTTGAAAAACTTGGATTTATCGAAATTCCAAAAGAGTCAATTCCTGAACACAAAATATGGGCTGATTGTATTAAGTGTAAACATTTTCCGATATGCAACGAAGTATCTCTAATCAAAACTCTTTAA